From the Lactuca sativa cultivar Salinas chromosome 9, Lsat_Salinas_v11, whole genome shotgun sequence genome, the window CTACCAAATGCTCCTCCAACACCtccaagataccctccttgattgtACCAAAGATCATATGAGTCTAGTCAAGTATGTTGCGGGTAATCATAGACGAAATGAACTCCCGCATCTGATCATCCAACTGCCTGGCTCCAGAACCTAAGCCCAAGCCCTCACGGAACCAGAACCACCAAACGGTCTGCCTTGaagagtcaccatactgaaaatagaccatataaaccatcaaaATACGCATCAATATATACCGAGGAGTCTCATACTCTACAAGTTCCCTCGTTTCATCACAATTCTCATTGACTTGAGTACAAATcctctgcttctagtagtacgagcccatactacattccacatctatccgtactttccttaaggGCCGCTTTGATTCCTCCAAGTCACTCCTTACCCACACATATAATCTCCAGAAAACAAGGCTCCTAGCACTAAATCTCTTCCTAAggcatgatgggttttgagcactataacatccctatggtgcacacacaaccctaatgctttggatctaagttttctctaattatacatgcaatttcattgttccaaagcatgaagcctaactagcatacaactttgataattgaaacataaaaacaagttagatgattacctctttgttgtagcttgtagaagttGGCCttacaagagcttagcacctcaagtgtgatgtctcAAATGTTTCATAAACACCAAGAAAAATGAAGGACAATGAGAGAGAGCTTGGAGGCACCAAAAATTGGCTAGCTTCTTCTTAGAATGCACTTGTGTCGATTTTAGGGCTTAGGGGTTTACATATATAGTATAGAATTCCAAAGTtcatttgtaaaccctaatccataaacTTAGGCTTTTGATCCAATAATTCATTTAGACTAACACtacatggactctcacataagtTTAGTCCAttactaatcaatcatggatcattagcccaaactatatgtatcaatgatttacataattagtccccattaatttaattagtctcttttgattactaaattaattccaaatcaattctTGAGCAATACCAgttaaataatgtgatttctcaattaatatattatacttataatatattaataaatcacaaataacctctttctcaaatatccatcctatcaaattgcttcggtgaaggcaacccaaaatggaccatgctactatcgggtcaagtacataccaattatagttatggtcttagacacctaatccaacagggcAACCACCACACCGCTCTCTGCCATCAGCTTCAAAAGGAACTCCTACCAGcaccctctaactagctcacgaatacaattacatttCACTGAcattagataattcttcgaatgagaggtctcacactacaatggttggactcaaacaagagttgtgcaatagagttaagacctaaccttctaaaattatttagtttctgtaaaatgatttacataattagtccccattaatttaattagtctcgttgatcactaaattaattccaaatcaattcttgatcaataccaattaaataatgtgatttctcaattaatatattatacttataatatattaataaatcacaaataacctctttctcaaatatccatcctatcaaagtGCTtcgttgaaggcaacccaaaatagaccatgctactatcaggtcaagtacataccaattatagttatggtcttatacacctaatccaacaaggcAACCACCACACCGCTCTCAGCCATCAGCTACAAAAGGAACTCCTACCAGcaccctctaactagctcacggatacaattacatatcactgacattagataattcttcgaatgagaggtctcacactacaacgattggactcaaacaagagttgcacaatagagttaagacctaaccttctaaaattatttagtttctataatatgtaacttaacatattcgcttactagttagttgatgttagtgagaactcctaaaaagcacaaagcaagcaacattcgagcatcaagtaatcagaatcaagcataacctaatcaggccaacctatcactgaccgatcaatattagcatgcaagtctacaagctcatacaatatgCATAAAGAAGCATCTCTCTAGCATCCTATCATGAAAATCTTGAGCACATCCTTAGCCCTagctagcatgcgattcacaaattcataaatcaaagcatatcgtaaatcatgtatgggtattttgggaaaacttacttgagctcggttgattgcatgcaccatacccttttcttttattagaaactctttttataaaatatttctttttgaaattttttaccaaaccctcaatttgagttcaaacaTACCCGCAATTCTGAATCCCTAAAactaagactctgataccaacttgtaacgtcccaaaaattaaagttttcatttttaaatttgtAAAACTATAATCCAAACATCATCTTAAAATCAAGATAGAACAAAGTGTGTCAAATATATCATGAAACATCAGAGTAATCATAAAATGCGGAATGAGGTGGTGTGTGCACTCCAATCATCTTGGGCTCTTCCATTTCCAACaataagaacctgaaacataaactgaaaactgtaagcacaaagcttagtgagttccccaaaatatcacataatatacataataaacacataatatgCCCCGCTCGGCATCGGGCCCTGCTCGGTATACAAATTTGTCAGTCATTGGGCCCCGCAcgacatcgggccctgcccggtatacatataaacatataaccatacaatacatgcgataatcacaaagataatagcatACATAATAGTCATTggtccccgcccgacatcgagccttgCCCGATAAGCATACAAGcgcataacacatgcaagagttacACAGACATCTAGCATTCTAACATAATAAACCACGGGGCAACATTAGTGCCTTTGACctgctaaacacagtgaggaaactcacctctagctGCAGAATCACTCAACTGAATCTCTGACTGCTAGCCCAGAAAAAACCCTcaagttaaacttggtcaaaacTAACAAGTTaactgagtcaacccaaccgagtcaacACAGAGCTCCTACATGAGGCGTACTCTAGAGCTATGCGAGGTGTACTCTAGCTTGATAGTgatcggggtggttgaccgagCACGCTCGACGTATACATAGGTATGCATGACGTACTCACATAACTTCTCTTTtcacattaagagcttaatacttcGACTTAATACGTTAAATTGTAGATCCAAGACCAAAATGTCACTAagagccataaagtttccaactttatgactttgtatgtccaataagtgcttaatacacaaaaactcAACATCTTAAAGCATTAAGACCTTCAGTAGCATGCATGGAGAAAATCTAACCATTAAGTGTTAACATCCCAATCTTCAAGTATGAATttaaaactttatatttatatttttagggcaactcgacgagttggaagactcCAATTCATCGTGTAGAGTATTTAATGCCCGCGTATCTTTCaatgtctactcgacgagttgtaaggCCCCAACTCGACCAGTTAAATGCtaaacatgaaaaccctaatttttagggtttgcaccatatttaaaggccttaactctCATTTTTGGCCTCCCTCATCGCCTCCTTGTCTAGAGAAAAACCCTAGTTCATGCTTTTTCCCTcattgtgtgtgtgagagagagctTAGAGAGTGATTTTTGGTGAACTTTTATAAGGAACAAGAAGCTTGAAGAAGTTGGATAAACGGAGAGACTGTAGATCCGGTGTTTACTCTGTTGTGGCAAGCATTtttaggtataaagttgataacgTTGTCATTTATTTGCTAGATCTCTTCATTTAAGAGTTTGTGGTCACTATTAGCTTATACTGGGGTCATTCTTGGATTTGAACATGTCATGTAGccatgacttcagatctggacgttTCATGGCCTCTTTTGCCATAAAGTTGTCATCTGTATCAAGTCTTAGCCTTCTTTCATGCTCTAAACCCCTTATTAATCTATGTATGAGTGTTTTAGCCCTTTGATTCCATGCATGGGCGTAAGGTtaacaactttacgtggtatcttcgtcctaggggaccagatctataATTTGGAGCATTAGACTCTCTTGGGAGATGGCTGAATGAGATAAGACAAGgataactcgatgagttgctctgctaactcggcgagttggcccggGGTTTCCTCGATCTTCTGGACACTATACGAAATCGACGAGTTGTCTTgacgactcagcgagttgactcgGTTTTTCGCGGTTTtttgagttctgaaggaactcaacgagtcggaagatacactcgacaagttgggtcaacattgattgttgaccttgactgttgactctgactttgaccaaggttgcccaagtttgactttaatggtattttggtaattaggGATTTTGATGGAGTTATTCACATGGTGATTGTAGGCGGTTGAGTTCAGAGTCGTGATTCGAGAGTTGGATCTTGTCAGTCAGTGCTACTtgcgatgtgagttttcctcactatactaacagggtcgaaggtaccaaggtcgacccttttgGATTATTATCCTAGTTATCGTATGATGCTAtgtgtagtgatctgttagattcgTATCCTAgtgtataggatgatgctatgattgaTGATATGTTAGGACTGTATGAATATTGTATGTGCCAGCTAGCGTTTGATATCTATGTGATGATGTGATTGTGGGTGGGTggaggcggtcatgctttgtgctctaggccaacatacccagggtggcccagatagactgaaggcctatcagggcgtaccagtcaggccaaaggcccagagaatggtccagacaggctgaaggcctggtgaggcggtccagacatgctgaaggttctgagagtgggccagattGACCGAAGGCCcgatgaggcggtccagtcatgttgaagactctatatgcatactatttgtttatgatattgttctgttatatggcgttggtattttgggggaactcactaagcttcgggctcatagttgtggattttgtttcaggtacttcgaatGACCAACAGGAAGGCGAagacttgatcgtgcacctcctcacattttatgtcaTGATTCTGGGATTCTCTGATgttatattattttgaaaacaatttttaaacaatgaatgttttgggatatttaaaaagtttaaatttttcatgaatttaacGGATGTTACAttaagataacatttttatgactcaagactcTCCTtaggtctgaaaggacgacttaCTGGGTTAAGAACATGCCATGTTAAAAAATCActattttgggaccaaaaagtgtCTTAAAAGAACaaaagtctagatctacaagatggagtgatCAAGATGCAAACCTTTTACCTTCTGGAGTTTGCTAACAAGAAGGAAATCTCATATCCAAAGTGCTTCCCAAACTCTAAGCTCTCCACACCACTCTCTTCTTGTTGTTCAATAACACATATAATCActcaaaaggctctaaaatgctCTCTTTCACTTAGGTCTTGCTTGGGAGTCGATATCATAGAGGGAGGCTGAATAAGAATGGGATGTGAGGCTAtaaagaggtttaaatatgaaccaaaccctaaaaattaggttttgcATGATCCTTACGTTTGCCCTGTGTGTACTAAGGCGCGCCTTAGTATGCTTAGCGAGTTAGCGTACACATGTACGCTCAACGTATCCCTTAAAGTCTGAAGTTACCAAAATACCACTATGGGCCCTTTTGCACTCTTTCTCttacttagggaccaaaatgcaatatttaatCATACAAAGGGTCGAAATTGAAAATACCTcaacatcgggatgttacatacaTGCTATActcatttgaaaattttcattcctCCCAAAAATATTCAATTTCATTCCTTACAATTGACACTTCTTTCCATTTACCTTTTATGATTTTTTGGTGTTGTATTCAAGTATCTTCTCAATAGGTGATTTCCATCTTAAATCGTTTAATAGATCCCTTATTCATTCAATTGTAGGTTATCGATACCTCCATCTTTTTAACATTCTCGTAAATTCAGCCCCATTTTATTAatctttatttgaaaattttaacttttttgaTCTGTTTAGGGTTGTCCGTTGAACTcattgaggcggtgatgaaggAATCCGAGCTTCTAACTACATGTCTTGGTATGTTTCTACCTTATCAcatgtttaaaaaataaaacctCAATTTATCAATTTCCTTACTGGTTTTCTCCCTGCTTTAATTACGGTTGGCTACTTTTGTACTAAATTGGTATATAatgaaaatcaagttttttttttgttcttttatatGTTTAACATCGAAGCAACAAGAAAATGTTGTTTTTTTAATTCATCTTGAACAATCATTTAATAGTTATATGTAAAAGATACGAATACTCAACAATTAAGACCACAGACCTTACTCAAACGTCCATAAATGTCTTTAAGTAAACATTCATTTTTCCATTATTTTATCattatcataaaataaaataaaaagacatcctcatatgtttaaattatttaatcCGTCTCATAATAACAAGTAAGTTGTGTGCCAATTCTGTCTTTTGACATTTTCAATGAATAATGGACAATATCTAAATTGAGCAAacataattattttatatttatcggttagagtttctttatatttaatattatggGGGGTTATGTGGTTCATTTTAAAGGAACATAAATAAAttgctgtttttttttttaaataaacagtTTTATTTCGCAATATaaccataaaataacaatgtattttgaaagtacattgtcaaatgttggattatacttgaGTGGCTCCGTTTTCACACATGGTCAATTGTATATAGTTGTTTCCTGTGTCACAAGTTAAAAAGTTTGAAGTTACTCATATGTGACGAGGaaagtcgttcaactaataaaacaaaaaatgttgtctACAGAGAGGTCCttcaatgaatatatatatatatatatatatatatatatatatatatatatatatatatatatatatatatatatcggtttcagagtattttctacacatttcaataatatcaataaccctaattttttataattattctgcATTATCTATATacgtttgtattttatttatgcgTTTATCTACGTTTAACGCGAATCATAATCTAATAATTAAAATCATACTAATAACTTAAAAGGATAATATAGTTTAAATTATACACATTtagttttttatgtttatttttatatacatgtagttatttatgttttttatatatatttagtcACTTAAGTTTTTTAGTTTGTATACATGTGACAATTATATTTAATGATTACATGTATAAAAAAACAatcataaataattaaatatatataaaaataaatataaatgactAAACATACACAATCTAAATTATGTTACTTTTTAGCTTATAAtcgttgtattttttttaattacattATAATTTAAACCTTCTGTACAATTGAAAAAACAAGAAATATGCATGCTAAATGAATTCTATGATTTAGTTATTATTAACTAGTTTATAATTTGTAGGAACCATGGTCataaaattaattcaattttaataataaaaatttataattattaatcagttaTATTAAATAAGtcaatttaaataaattattaattaagagatatattaaatttttaaaattattataacttcaaatttaacatataattagaaagtataaatttgaattttgaaatgaattacctaatatatctacatgacaCACGTGACATAATATTAATAAGCAGTTGTATTAAAGTGATACTTGGCAAAAAAAATTAatactatttatttattaaaataaatatttattatcaAGTTATTAGCTTTAAATCCAAAAGCTTAAAATAAAATAGTTCTATTTTTAAATCTAAAAAAATTGATTCTTGACTGTCCGTTCAGCTGAAAAAGATTTCTATAATTTAATGTCGTTTTTAAAATTTGGAtgaccaaaaatcaaaaaattgacCTAACAAGTGTCCTTATTTATAATTTGTCTTAATTTGCACAAATGATTGTCGTaactttttcatttaaaaataaaattacgaAGAAATAAAAACTAGAACCATTAGAAATCCATGATAAAATCCTTTCTTGCTTTCCCTTATTTTCATCTCCTTTCTTTCCACCACCATCTATGGACTCCAGCAACAGTGGCAGCTTTCAGTCATCAAGCGGCGGCGCCGGTGGTGGCGATAATAATGAAGAATATGATTCAAGAACACCATCGATATCTTCCTTCCTAAATCCTTCCAACCACTTCAACCCTaacctcaaccacctcctacaaCCACTGTCATCATCATCTCATCACCACCACAACCACCGTCCGCCACCCTCTGACACCTCCTTCTTTGATCCTTCTTCAACCTCGTCCTTTTCAACCCCAAACACGCTCCAAGATCTCGGCTCAGTCTGGACCGGAAACATCCGCTCGGACCGGAACCTCGCAGACTTCGGTACCTACCCTATTAACCCTAACCCGGCATCAACCATGGATACAAATACAAAAACTAGTCATGGATCGGATCATCTTCATCAAGTAACAGTAAAGAACCCAAAGAAACGTACGAGAGCTTCCCGACGAGCACCCACCACCGTTCTCACCACCGACACGACTAACTTCCGGCAAATGGTTCAAGAATTCACCGGCATCCCCACCGCACCTTTCTCCTCCGCCCCATTTTCTCGCCGTCTGGACCTTTTTGGTCGCGGTAGTGACGGCGGCGGCGGGTCTTTGTACCCTCTCCGGCCGTCGGCGCAGAAAGTTCAACAACAGCAGCCATCATTTTTGAATTCTACGGCCAATATTGTAGAGTCTGGCACTAGCAATAATATTACTGCCGCCACTACTTCAAGTAATTACCAATTAGCCCCTGCCGATATTCATGGTTTTCAAAAACAGCCCTCTACTTTGTTAGATATACAAAACCCAATGTTATCGTTTCAATCCCTCTTACAAACCACAATTCCTCAGCAGCAATCCCACCATTTGAGTGGTTTTCATGACCCTTCTAAGAGATGGAGGAGTGAAGAtgaaaaattggaaaattttgaggGGTTAATTGGAAATACTCAAAACATAGGCGGCTCAAAGAATGTCGTGGTTACATCAAGAAACGGTGATGATCAAGTTCAAGGTAATGAAGAATCATGGATTTGCCCTTCTAATTAATTAggatttataattatttttgtgtaatagtttttTATCGATTATCTCCTTACAAAATTATAATGAGTTAAGTTTATGGTTAGTGCCTAAATACATAAACTTCATATGTAAATAGAGGCACATACATTGTTGAAATAGGCCTTACCAACAAAGATTGAAACGAAAATTTGTTTATTAACCCAAATCTATTCAAATTATTTGAATAAGTTATAAAGGGTCGTTAACAATTTTATGTTGGTCATAAACGattaatcttttaattatataCCACGTTTAGGGTCATAAATGATTGTATATTGATCATATTTGGCCATGTTCTCCATCCATTATTTCACTTCTAAGCAAACATGATGTTCAAATAGAATTTAGTGAGTTTTGTTAAGATGTTACATTCACTAACCATCTAACACCTTTcgagaattatttaattttatgttATAGTTCTCACTAGTGTAAATTTGTAAGTAAATATGAGGATTTTATAGCTAACtataaaagtttacattataCATGTCATTTATGGTAAGATAAATTTAATGAGACATTGAATAAGATGGTAAGTGTGCTATTTGATATATGAAACTTTACCATTATGACATACCACAACATTCAATATATTTGAAATttattgaatttttcaatggaaaaaatgaaagtttttttttaattcttcaaTAAATATAATAGATTAGTTTTTGTATTGTTCCTTTGAACTTTGAAGAGTTTGAtgcattatattaaaaaaattggtATACTTGCATGGAATATGAAATTGTTTATAAAATTAtggagttcaatgcattgtgATTGTCGTTTAAAATTCATTGTGAATGCGCATTGTGAAAGCGTAAGATTGAATGAAATCGTAAGCATGTTTGTATgtattatgttatgtgattgtcgTTTAAAATTCATATTCTAATTAAATCAAAAGGAATGGTCACTTTTTGGTCATATAATATTGCTTTACATCAACTGAATCTTTTCATATCTAAAGGAAATTAACATTTTGAAACTCTATTGAGTTGAACTTTATCGAGTTGGAGTGTGGATTTAAAAATATTCGAGTTTTATGTTGATGTGAGTATAATGGGTTAAGCATGAATCATGCCTGCATATTTTAGGGTAAACTATAGTTTTCGTCCCTATAGTTAGATGAGAGCTACGGATTTGGTCCATTCCTTGAAGTTTAACATTTGTTGTCTcttaaatattttgtagcttcAGCCTTTTATGTGGATGTCGTTTGTTCTTCACTTTTAAAGTCAACCTTAATAGGCCATTTTGCCATCATGAACCGGTTTTAGTGGAGTTAAAACCTcatcaaataataaaaacaaaattcgATCTACATTTTACAACATATATACATTCCCACACATCCACGAAAACCATCTGTCGATTAACACCGTGATGGAGCCAAAAGGTAAACTACTAACGTTTCGTTCCTGAGcttaacaaaagaaaagaagagaaaaaaaaaagccatgagagaaaaaaagagaaaagaacggaaaacaaaattttcttttgtgttcccgagcTGGAGAAAAGTGGAAggaaaataaatcattttgttctttctttccaaattctCCCAAATCGGAAAGAAAGTTAGGAGGAAAAGTGATCCTCCAATTTTCTTCCACTtcctcctttaatgaaactcggaaacaccaatttcttttattttcttcttattTCCACCCATTTCTTTTCCTTTctctcgttaagttgaactcTTGAACAGGGTGTAATATGATAGTATGAAAGTGCACCCAGGCGGGGGGTGCTCATGacactttgttataaataataacAATCTTGAACAAACCCCACAAAATGTTTCTAAAATTAAACACATCATTTTAATCTATATGAATAAATTACAAAGTTGTTCGATCTTCCAACCGGCATTTACAAAGATAATTCAAACACAATGATTTATAGTGGTTAATCTGTATATCGAGAGCTTAATTCGATTCGAATAGGAGTCCTTTACTCCCTCTTCACCATATTCAATCACCGATGATGATCCACTACAATACAAACCTTTAAAAGTAGATTGGAAATTGTGTATACAACATTCTCTATATTTAATTCTCACCATTATCTTAAGAGGAGAATATGGATTTTACTCACAGAATAGCTACacacttacaataacaataatcTTGAATGGTTTTACTCCAAGCCAATACATAATATGAAGCAAGTAAGTTACGATTACTAGATTAAATTATACGAGTATTTGAGCTTGTAAAGATTCGAAAAACTTTCATCATTTAGAGATTTGTTTATTACGGTGTTTTCTTAAGCAAAAATGAACAAGAGACATCATATATCATATAATTGACATCCCAACATTCAAGTTCAAAATTTCTAAACTTGGCTAGttgagttttataaaaaaaaaaatcaagaaataaGATAAAGGCATGGCCATGAACTCCGTAAAAGTTCAGTTGCATTTTTTGATTTCTTTGATACTTTGGTTGATTCAACCGTCGAGTATACTCACGCCTAGAAGAGTGGCCACCTTAGTCTATAATCCACCATCTTCTTGGGTAtacgagagagaaagagagagagagagagagagagagagagagagagagagactccaCATAACCTCGAGGTGATGTTCTTATAGCTATATGGATGTCGTGTCATCCCCACACCACATGTGTGTGATGTATAGTTCCCGATAGTATAAGAGCATTGGGTGTGGGCAACACCAATATCCACCCACAACGCAGCCAGATCACCGTCTTCTCTTCATAACGAAATTTGGGGATGATGTTCCATGTTATACCGCTGTTAAGGTGAAGAGAAGCtaatgaagaaagaagaagaagacgtcGTTGCTCTAGGTTGTCGTTACCATGAGAAGCAACAAAACGAGCAAGCAGGCGGTGTGCCTCGCGTTAAGACGATGTTATGGGCCctccaagagtgctcattttatcccgatccaggagagtatatcggccgagaagctggctgAGATTTACTTGGGAGAGATAGTGGCACGACATAGAGTGTTTGTCTCGGTGGTGTCAAACcgagatgttcgtttcacttccaggttttagaagtggtttcacgacgagatggtaCTCGTCTTCGCTTCAGCACCGACTTACACCATCAGACAGACGGACATAGTGAAAGGACGATAcaaactctcgaggacatgctacgtgcatgtgttttggatttcagTGGCAGTTGgcatacgtatcttccgttagcggaattttcgtataacaacagttaccacgccagCATAGACcggcctcccttcgagatgctctatgggaggaagtgtaagaCCCCAATCTATTGGGGCGAGGTTGGTAAGAGAGTCTAAGGGATTACTGAagtagtactcaagactacagagCGGATccagcaggcttcagactgcttagagtcggtagaagagctaTACCGACAAGTTGTGTTCAgacctggagtttcaggtggaagatatggtcctcctgaaggtgtcaccttggaaaggtgtcatctggttCCGGAAGTGGGGCAAGctaggccccaggtacattggtcctttcagggttattGCTCAGGCGAGGAAGGTGGCATATCAGTTGGACCTTCCAgcagagctcagtcagatccacaacactttccatgtttcccagttgtggaagtgcttagtggatgattcagcaattgtacccttggaggatattcaagttgacgacagcctgaactatattgagagatcGGTGGCGATTCTGGATCGCAATACGAAAACCTTGATGAACAAGGTTGTTCAGctagtgcaatggcagcaccgcaagggttctgagtggacttgggagcccgaggaggagatgagggagcactacccggagttgttTTCAGACGCAACAGACtccgaggacgaagtctaagacaaagtgggggagaattataacgc encodes:
- the LOC111921323 gene encoding uncharacterized protein LOC111921323; the encoded protein is MDSSNSGSFQSSSGGAGGGDNNEEYDSRTPSISSFLNPSNHFNPNLNHLLQPLSSSSHHHHNHRPPPSDTSFFDPSSTSSFSTPNTLQDLGSVWTGNIRSDRNLADFGTYPINPNPASTMDTNTKTSHGSDHLHQVTVKNPKKRTRASRRAPTTVLTTDTTNFRQMVQEFTGIPTAPFSSAPFSRRLDLFGRGSDGGGGSLYPLRPSAQKVQQQQPSFLNSTANIVESGTSNNITAATTSSNYQLAPADIHGFQKQPSTLLDIQNPMLSFQSLLQTTIPQQQSHHLSGFHDPSKRWRSEDEKLENFEGLIGNTQNIGGSKNVVVTSRNGDDQVQGNEESWICPSN